The Deinococcus metalli genome includes a window with the following:
- a CDS encoding NPCBM/NEW2 domain-containing protein, which produces MTHSSPARFRTASLLLIPLALAACSQAPSAPKASAANGGKTALADGVGAPWVAKDNGQNGKLGALALSSGDNQLSNVGWASATSGWGPVELNTSSGESNGGDGRTITLNGATYSTGLGVHSNSTVTYSLGGQCSTFASDIGVDDEVGSIGSVVFQVWADGVKIYDSGTMTGSSATKSVNVGIAGKSELKLVVTDAGDGNAYDHADWANARVLSCSSSSSTTKIADEYGNFTVSGTQTVRYGADTRWLTKTVTNSGSCTNAFFGGDPAPGVTKACYVVATSASKLADEYGNFTVSGTQTVRYGADTRWLTKTVTNSGSCTNAFFGGDPAPGVTKACYIDSTAPAPAPSPAPSTTITYGAPLVITKGGTYTGNYQSTDPNVPAITVRTSEPVVIDGANLKGPGHLIQGFSMDLTVRNTKGYGVNPNVNGRNVGRFISSESTINLNVTNNYFEGTGGIYVRSFVGNTGAGQTIKILRNSAKNIDGRFSNGAGGYQNDFYRVQFVQFNSVRNVANAEIAWNQVINEPYKSALEENINMYETTGTPSSRIKIHDNLIWGAYAPDPANTSGYAGGGILLGDGSSTLSLTGGWVDVYNNTIISTTNEGTGIAGGHDHNVYNNRYVSSGLLPDGRKIAAQNVGLYVWDQQGSISGGVWANNTVHDNQVTWMRYNSDGTTFLNNTWFANCTAALCYNNTPLYSTATLSTETTEFNLWKSRASAAGQTIGTN; this is translated from the coding sequence ATGACCCACAGCTCCCCCGCCCGCTTCCGTACCGCCTCCCTCCTCCTGATTCCCCTGGCGTTGGCCGCCTGCTCACAGGCCCCCAGCGCCCCCAAGGCATCCGCCGCGAATGGTGGTAAGACTGCGCTGGCCGACGGCGTGGGCGCTCCGTGGGTCGCCAAGGACAACGGCCAGAATGGCAAACTCGGCGCTCTCGCCCTGAGCAGCGGCGACAACCAGCTCTCCAACGTCGGCTGGGCCTCTGCCACCAGCGGTTGGGGTCCGGTGGAACTCAACACGAGCAGCGGCGAGAGCAATGGCGGCGACGGGAGAACCATCACCCTGAACGGCGCGACCTACTCGACGGGTCTGGGCGTGCATTCCAACTCCACCGTCACGTACAGCCTGGGCGGACAGTGCTCCACGTTCGCCAGCGATATCGGCGTCGACGATGAAGTGGGCAGCATCGGCAGCGTGGTCTTCCAGGTGTGGGCCGACGGCGTCAAGATCTACGACTCCGGCACCATGACCGGTTCGAGCGCCACCAAGTCCGTGAACGTCGGTATCGCCGGCAAGAGCGAACTGAAGCTGGTGGTCACCGACGCCGGCGACGGCAACGCCTACGACCACGCGGACTGGGCCAACGCCCGCGTCCTGAGCTGCAGCTCGAGTTCCTCCACGACCAAGATCGCCGACGAGTACGGCAACTTCACGGTCAGCGGCACGCAGACTGTGCGCTACGGCGCCGACACCCGCTGGCTCACCAAGACCGTCACCAACTCCGGTTCCTGCACGAATGCCTTCTTCGGCGGCGATCCCGCGCCCGGCGTCACCAAGGCCTGCTACGTGGTCGCGACGAGCGCCTCCAAACTCGCCGACGAGTACGGCAACTTCACGGTCAGCGGCACGCAGACTGTGCGCTACGGCGCCGACACCCGCTGGCTCACCAAGACCGTCACCAACTCCGGTTCCTGCACGAATGCCTTCTTTGGCGGCGATCCCGCGCCCGGCGTCACCAAGGCCTGCTACATCGACTCTACGGCGCCCGCTCCCGCACCCAGCCCCGCGCCGAGCACCACCATCACGTACGGCGCCCCGCTGGTGATCACGAAGGGCGGGACGTACACCGGGAACTACCAGAGCACCGACCCCAACGTCCCGGCGATCACTGTCCGGACCAGCGAGCCCGTCGTCATTGACGGTGCCAACCTCAAAGGGCCCGGACATCTCATCCAGGGCTTCAGCATGGATCTGACCGTGCGCAACACCAAGGGCTACGGCGTCAATCCCAACGTCAATGGCCGGAACGTCGGCCGCTTCATCAGCTCCGAATCCACGATCAACCTCAACGTCACCAACAACTACTTCGAGGGCACCGGCGGCATCTACGTCCGCAGCTTCGTCGGGAACACGGGCGCCGGCCAGACCATCAAGATCCTGCGCAACAGCGCCAAGAACATCGACGGCCGCTTCAGCAACGGAGCCGGCGGGTACCAGAATGACTTCTACCGGGTGCAGTTCGTGCAGTTCAACAGCGTGCGCAACGTGGCCAATGCCGAGATCGCGTGGAACCAGGTGATCAACGAACCGTACAAGAGCGCGCTGGAAGAGAACATCAATATGTACGAAACGACCGGCACGCCGTCGAGCCGTATCAAGATCCACGACAACCTGATCTGGGGCGCCTACGCTCCCGACCCGGCGAACACCAGTGGCTACGCAGGCGGCGGCATCCTGCTGGGTGACGGCAGCAGCACCCTGAGCCTGACCGGCGGGTGGGTGGACGTCTACAACAACACCATCATCAGCACCACCAACGAAGGTACGGGCATCGCAGGGGGCCACGACCACAACGTCTACAACAACCGCTACGTCTCCAGTGGGCTGCTGCCGGACGGGCGCAAAATCGCTGCGCAGAACGTCGGCCTGTACGTCTGGGACCAGCAGGGTTCCATCTCGGGCGGCGTGTGGGCGAACAACACCGTCCACGACAACCAGGTCACGTGGATGCGCTACAACAGCGACGGCACGACCTTCCTGAATAACACGTGGTTCGCCAACTGCACGGCGGCGCTGTGCTACAACAACACGCCTCTGTACAGCACCGCCACCCTCTCCACCGAGACCACCGAATTCAACCTGTGGAAGAGCAGGGCCAGCGCCGCAGGTCAGACCATCGGGACGAACTGA